One segment of Sinorhizobium sp. BG8 DNA contains the following:
- a CDS encoding Lrp/AsnC family transcriptional regulator encodes MLDEIDIRMLTLLSNNARVSLKELAGAVGLSSPSAAERLRKLEERGVVEGYAVAINHAAVGYTLQAIVRVRPLPGQLHIVERLIQELPQCVECDKVTGDDCFIARLYLRSMEELDTVLDGIAERAQTNTSLVKSTPVKRRLPPL; translated from the coding sequence ATGCTGGACGAGATCGATATCCGCATGCTGACACTGTTGTCGAACAATGCCCGTGTCTCGCTGAAAGAACTTGCCGGGGCGGTGGGCCTCTCTTCTCCCAGTGCTGCCGAGAGGCTGAGGAAGTTGGAGGAGCGGGGCGTTGTCGAGGGGTACGCCGTTGCCATCAATCACGCGGCCGTCGGCTATACGTTGCAGGCAATCGTGCGCGTCCGACCGTTGCCGGGCCAGCTTCACATCGTCGAGCGATTGATCCAGGAGCTTCCGCAATGCGTGGAATGCGACAAGGTGACCGGCGACGACTGCTTCATCGCCCGGCTGTATCTCCGGTCCATGGAGGAACTCGATACCGTGCTGGACGGCATTGCAGAGCGGGCGCAGACCAACACCTCCCTCGTGAAGTCTACCCCGGTCAAGCGCCGCCTGCCGCCGCTCTGA